TGGCTTTCTCTTCGGCCAGTTCAAGCGGCTCGCCAATCGATTCACTGGGACGTTTACCGGCAAGGGGCTCGCCTACGGCGGCAGCTTGATCCGCACCGAAGCCACCGGCTACGGCTGCGTTTATTTCTGCGAGAACATGTTGAACCACAAAGGCGATTCGTTGAAAGGCAAAACCTGCGCCGTCTCCGGCTCCGGTAACGTGGCGATCTATTGCGTCGAGAAAGCGCTTCAATCCGGCGCCAAGGTGCTCACCATGAGCGACTCCAATGGGACCATCTACGATAAGGACGGCATCGACGCCGACAAGCTGGCGTTCATCAAAGACTTGAAAGAAGTGCGCCGCGGCCGCATCTCGGAGTACACTGACAAATACCAATCGGCACAGTACCTCGCTAACCAGCGGCCCTGGTCAGTGAAATGCGACGCCGCGTTTCCCTGCGCCACGCAAAATGAAATCAATCTCGACGACGCCAGGGCGCTGGCGCAGAACGGCGTCAAAGTCGTCGTCGAAGGCGCCAACATGCCGACCGAATTGACCGCTGTTCATCTATTGCAGGAAAGCGGCGTCCTATTCGGCCCCGCCAAAGCCGCCAACGCCGGCGGCGTCGCGGTCTCAGGCTTGGAACAAAGCCAAAACTCACTGCGCCTCAGCTGGTCCCGCGAAGAAGTCGACGAGCGCCTGAAGAACATCATGCGCAACATCCACAATAAATGCTTACAGTACGGCGCCGGCGCCAACGGCCAAGTCAACTACGTTGCCGGCGCCAACATCGGCGGCTTTGTAAAAGTCGCCGACGCCATGCTAGCGCAGGGGCTGGTGTAAGGAGATGCGAATTCGGACTTTATGATTCACCACGGAGACATGGAGGGCACGGAGTTCGGAAGGAAGGATGAACCCAGCGCGGTGCAACCCCAACTGACCGGATAAGAGATTTAACCGCAAAAAGCGCAAAAGACACAAAACTCGGAGGGGAAATTTTCACCACGAAGACACCAAGATCACGAAGGTAAAGAGAAGACAATCAATAAGTCTTCTCCGAACTTCGTGTCCTTCGTGCGCTTCGTGGTGAGACTAGAGTTTTTCTCCGCAACAAAGTTTGCGCAAGCTGCGCAAATCCTCAAACCATAGCAGCACGTTTTGTAGTTTGTAGGGTGCGCCGTGCGCACCATTCGTGGCTACTCCCCTCGCCCGCCGCGCACGATCAAGACCGGATCGTCGCCGTGGCGCACGACTTTCTCTGTCACGCTGCCGAGCAGCCAGCGTTTGACGCCGGTATAGCCATGGGTCGACATGGCGACCAGCGCGTGGGTTTCGTTGTGCGCAAAGTTAATGATCTCG
This sequence is a window from Deltaproteobacteria bacterium. Protein-coding genes within it:
- a CDS encoding NADP-specific glutamate dehydrogenase gives rise to the protein MADAVKTELETFMQGVQQRNPGEVEFHQAVREVTESLISFVLENKKYRDASILERITEPERIIIYRVNWEDDRGHIQTNRAWRIQFNSAIGPYKGGLRFHPSVNQSVLKFLGFEQIFKNSLTGLPMGGAKGGSNFDPKGKSDREVMRFCQSMMNELFRHIGEDTDVPAGDIGVGGREVGFLFGQFKRLANRFTGTFTGKGLAYGGSLIRTEATGYGCVYFCENMLNHKGDSLKGKTCAVSGSGNVAIYCVEKALQSGAKVLTMSDSNGTIYDKDGIDADKLAFIKDLKEVRRGRISEYTDKYQSAQYLANQRPWSVKCDAAFPCATQNEINLDDARALAQNGVKVVVEGANMPTELTAVHLLQESGVLFGPAKAANAGGVAVSGLEQSQNSLRLSWSREEVDERLKNIMRNIHNKCLQYGAGANGQVNYVAGANIGGFVKVADAMLAQGLV